One window of Desulfovibrio subterraneus genomic DNA carries:
- a CDS encoding LysR substrate-binding domain-containing protein: MELRLMEQFVAVAETLHFGRAAERLHMSQPPLSMAMQRLEGELGVALLERNRRGVRLTAAGEVFLAEVRQVLAGAQRAMTLTRRTARGEAGMLRLGCMGPAVAAGLPALVHGFRQQHPDVRILLEEQVSVRQLAMLRDGALDLAVVRLHGELPAGMQVRLLFRDEYVAAVPQSHPSAAKEMVRMEDMRDDSLILYPRSMGAELYDAVIAACHGAGFSPRIEQEVATKSTTLALVAAGLGVAFVPASLARAGYAGVSFVPLQSALPVVEMYGAWLAGCTNPVVERFMEYALHSAQPCI, from the coding sequence ATGGAACTGCGACTCATGGAACAGTTTGTGGCAGTGGCCGAGACGCTGCATTTTGGCCGCGCCGCAGAGCGCCTGCACATGTCGCAGCCGCCTTTGAGCATGGCCATGCAGCGGCTGGAGGGTGAGCTGGGAGTTGCGCTGCTGGAGCGCAACAGACGGGGTGTGCGTCTTACTGCCGCAGGCGAGGTATTTCTTGCCGAGGTCCGGCAGGTGCTGGCCGGTGCGCAGCGGGCCATGACCCTTACTCGCCGCACAGCCAGAGGAGAGGCTGGTATGCTGCGGCTCGGGTGCATGGGGCCTGCCGTTGCGGCGGGGCTGCCAGCTCTGGTGCACGGTTTCAGGCAACAGCATCCTGATGTGCGTATTTTGCTCGAAGAGCAGGTCTCGGTGCGCCAGCTTGCCATGCTCAGGGATGGGGCGCTTGATCTTGCCGTTGTACGGTTGCATGGCGAGCTACCCGCCGGTATGCAGGTTCGCCTGCTGTTCAGGGATGAATATGTGGCGGCGGTTCCGCAATCACATCCGTCCGCGGCAAAAGAAATGGTGCGCATGGAGGATATGCGGGACGATTCCCTTATCCTCTATCCGCGTTCCATGGGGGCGGAGTTGTATGATGCAGTCATAGCCGCATGCCACGGTGCCGGATTCAGCCCGCGCATAGAGCAGGAGGTGGCCACCAAATCGACGACACTGGCACTTGTCGCCGCCGGATTGGGGGTGGCCTTTGTGCCTGCATCGCTGGCACGGGCGGGGTACGCCGGAGTATCGTTCGTACCGTTGCAGTCCGCGCTGCCGGTTGTGGAGATGTACGGGGCATGGCTTGCGGGGTGTACGAATCCCGTGGTTGAGCGTTTCATGGAGTATGCCCTGCATAGCGCGCAGCCCTGCATATAA
- a CDS encoding protein-disulfide reductase DsbD family protein — protein sequence MQRTHHHRFSAIFSGLRPYTPAASSLVLLAVLALFITAGAASRAFSAQKSTLPVSFRTEVFRLNSQLPTAGNVLSGTAAKGAGILVAVWIAPQEGYHFYANDPGDSGRPTDIVPAAPSRDMTLLYPVGIAAKDVFDPAATVMIHETATPFFIHLPDGGTAGSLPFAARLLLCSDSNCWPVHEKLTAEWNEENTPLATAETQAWWPTLARYTAKPALQSETAAVKTAPDVTALAQELGVSLPSSGTKSLGQDLPQPGAGKAPGLGQTGSAKETMGQATGLNAGTAPSATSVTPSSPTSVAVPLKKTQGTHSPFFSPDSGYSLSPRYHMQSLEVTTIGAAIFFGLLAGFILNFMPCVLPVISLKLSSLVSASGIIDEHKRMASFREHNIWFALGIMVWFFMLAAIFLAAGTAWGQLFQDERLVTGLMLLMFALGLSTFGIFELPMLALHGSTAQQSGKWSAFSTGLLATLLATPCSGPFLGGVLGWAFLQPPLVLAAILLAVGSGMALPYAGMAIFPGLVRHFPKPGNWTVVLQRVVGFFLMGTTGYLLTILPADNLPFLLALLWVTALAAWLWGTFADFNAPRGRRWLVRSLCVALIALPLVYDSTPTTQSIPWKPFRQEQFLSSLGKENMLVDFTADWCPNCKILESTVLTADNRARWAEEYGITYIKVDLTRHNEEGQALLKALGSQSIPVVALFPKGDKASRPLVLRDLFTTDLAESALKEVFGN from the coding sequence ATGCAACGCACACACCACCACCGATTCTCCGCCATCTTCAGCGGTTTGCGCCCGTATACCCCTGCTGCTTCAAGCCTTGTTCTGCTTGCTGTGCTGGCTCTTTTCATCACGGCCGGGGCGGCTTCCCGCGCTTTTTCCGCCCAGAAGAGCACCCTTCCGGTGAGCTTCAGGACAGAAGTATTCCGGCTGAACTCACAACTGCCAACCGCCGGGAACGTCCTATCCGGCACAGCGGCCAAGGGAGCCGGCATTCTCGTTGCCGTATGGATTGCACCGCAGGAAGGCTATCACTTTTATGCCAATGATCCCGGCGACTCCGGCCGCCCCACCGACATAGTTCCGGCCGCACCAAGCCGGGATATGACCCTGCTCTATCCTGTCGGTATCGCCGCCAAGGATGTGTTCGATCCTGCCGCCACGGTCATGATCCATGAAACCGCTACACCGTTTTTCATCCATCTGCCTGATGGCGGCACTGCGGGCAGCCTGCCCTTTGCCGCGCGCCTGCTGCTCTGCTCAGACAGCAACTGCTGGCCCGTGCACGAGAAACTGACCGCAGAATGGAACGAGGAAAACACCCCCCTTGCCACAGCGGAAACACAGGCATGGTGGCCGACGCTTGCCCGATATACGGCAAAACCTGCGCTGCAATCTGAAACGGCTGCCGTAAAAACCGCTCCCGACGTTACCGCGCTTGCGCAGGAACTGGGCGTCTCCCTGCCCTCCTCCGGCACAAAATCTCTGGGGCAGGACCTGCCGCAACCCGGTGCGGGCAAAGCTCCCGGTCTCGGGCAAACCGGCTCGGCCAAAGAAACTATGGGCCAAGCTACAGGTCTGAATGCGGGAACGGCACCCTCTGCGACTTCCGTTACTCCATCAAGTCCAACATCCGTCGCCGTCCCTCTCAAAAAGACGCAAGGCACGCATTCGCCATTCTTTTCACCGGACAGCGGCTATTCCCTTTCCCCCCGCTATCACATGCAGTCGCTTGAAGTGACAACGATCGGTGCGGCCATATTCTTCGGCCTGCTTGCGGGCTTCATTCTCAATTTCATGCCCTGCGTGCTACCCGTCATCAGCCTCAAGCTCTCGTCGCTGGTTTCTGCCTCCGGCATTATCGACGAGCACAAACGCATGGCCAGTTTCAGGGAACACAACATCTGGTTCGCTCTTGGCATCATGGTCTGGTTCTTCATGCTGGCTGCCATATTCTTGGCAGCAGGCACCGCATGGGGCCAGCTCTTTCAAGATGAGCGCCTTGTAACCGGCCTCATGCTGCTGATGTTTGCGCTGGGCCTTTCCACCTTCGGCATCTTCGAGCTACCCATGCTCGCCCTGCACGGCAGCACTGCGCAGCAAAGCGGCAAATGGAGCGCCTTCTCCACCGGCCTGCTGGCTACCCTGCTCGCCACTCCGTGCAGCGGCCCCTTCCTCGGCGGCGTGCTGGGCTGGGCCTTTCTGCAACCGCCGCTGGTTCTGGCCGCCATTCTTCTTGCGGTCGGGTCGGGCATGGCGCTTCCCTATGCAGGCATGGCCATCTTCCCCGGCCTTGTGCGTCACTTTCCCAAACCGGGCAACTGGACGGTTGTTCTGCAACGGGTTGTGGGCTTTTTCCTCATGGGTACCACGGGCTATCTGCTGACCATTCTGCCTGCGGACAATCTGCCCTTCCTGCTTGCCCTGCTGTGGGTCACTGCCCTTGCCGCATGGCTGTGGGGCACCTTTGCGGACTTCAACGCCCCGCGCGGGAGGCGCTGGCTTGTCAGAAGCCTATGCGTGGCGCTCATTGCCCTGCCGCTGGTCTACGACAGCACCCCGACCACCCAGTCAATTCCGTGGAAACCGTTCCGGCAGGAGCAATTCCTCTCCTCGCTGGGCAAAGAAAACATGCTGGTGGACTTCACCGCCGACTGGTGCCCCAACTGCAAGATACTGGAAAGCACGGTCCTCACGGCGGACAACAGAGCGCGCTGGGCAGAAGAATACGGCATCACCTACATCAAGGTGGACCTGACGCGGCATAATGAGGAAGGGCAGGCACTGCTGAAGGCGCTCGGTTCGCAATCCATCCCTGTGGTGGCGCTGTTCCCCAAGGGTGACAAGGCCAGCCGACCGCTTGTGCTGCGCGACCTGTTCACCACCGACCTTGCGGAATCCGCCCTCAAGGAAGTGTTTGGCAACTGA
- a CDS encoding carboxymuconolactone decarboxylase family protein has translation MTPEKHNKHSQITTEQTGKQSAHERGLGIFNTILPDMPDKLATALGPVAPDMIRFIIDVAGGEVMTRPGLDLQSREVATIAALAALGNAAPQLAVHMRGGLTSGLAPQQIVDILYLVAVFAGFPAALNGISVAREVFADKAVNFTPEPEELTDEERESRGYASLQATSGAAGKAVLENMRRRVPAMADLLIRFSYGDVIARSNLSPIHKEVAMIACCCARGGMIPQMKVHMHAALNVGMTQEAILELLVHLAIYAGFPASLNGIAAAGEVFEQV, from the coding sequence ATGACGCCGGAAAAACACAACAAACACAGCCAAATAACAACAGAGCAGACCGGAAAGCAGTCCGCCCACGAACGCGGGCTCGGCATCTTCAACACCATTCTGCCGGACATGCCGGACAAGCTCGCCACCGCTCTCGGCCCTGTCGCGCCGGACATGATACGCTTCATCATTGATGTGGCAGGTGGCGAGGTCATGACCCGCCCCGGACTGGATCTGCAAAGCCGCGAGGTGGCAACCATTGCAGCACTGGCCGCCCTCGGCAACGCCGCCCCGCAACTGGCCGTGCATATGCGCGGCGGATTGACCAGCGGTCTGGCACCGCAGCAGATTGTGGATATTCTCTATCTGGTGGCCGTGTTTGCGGGATTCCCCGCTGCCCTGAACGGCATATCTGTCGCGCGGGAGGTCTTTGCGGACAAGGCGGTGAATTTCACTCCAGAACCGGAAGAACTGACAGACGAGGAACGGGAGAGCCGCGGATACGCGAGCCTGCAGGCAACAAGCGGCGCTGCCGGCAAGGCTGTGCTGGAAAACATGCGCCGGAGAGTGCCCGCCATGGCAGACCTGCTCATACGTTTCAGCTACGGCGATGTCATAGCCCGCTCCAACCTCTCGCCCATACACAAGGAAGTGGCGATGATCGCATGCTGCTGCGCGCGGGGAGGGATGATTCCGCAGATGAAGGTGCACATGCATGCGGCCCTGAATGTGGGCATGACGCAGGAAGCCATTCTGGAACTGCTAGTTCATCTGGCGATATATGCAGGATTTCCTGCCTCCCTCAACGGCATTGCCGCAGCAGGAGAGGTGTTTGAACAGGTCTGA
- a CDS encoding YkgJ family cysteine cluster protein: protein MCGHCCLGEGGIVVSPKDLVRIAAHLNLTGDEFAERHGVRKGDKLFIRVGEDGYCTFFVTGKGCGVHIAKPDICRAWPYFRGNVVDPDSLELAKDFCPGIRSDVSHAEFAKQGRAYLKENGLLASDPTCEARALILDE, encoded by the coding sequence ATGTGCGGGCATTGTTGTCTTGGCGAGGGCGGTATCGTCGTAAGCCCCAAGGATTTGGTGCGCATTGCCGCCCACCTGAACCTGACAGGTGATGAATTTGCGGAACGCCACGGCGTGCGCAAGGGCGACAAGCTTTTCATCCGCGTGGGAGAGGACGGCTACTGCACGTTCTTTGTCACGGGCAAAGGATGCGGCGTGCATATTGCGAAGCCGGATATCTGCCGTGCGTGGCCCTATTTCAGAGGCAATGTGGTGGACCCGGATTCTCTTGAGCTGGCTAAAGATTTTTGTCCCGGCATCCGAAGTGATGTTAGCCATGCGGAATTTGCAAAGCAGGGGCGTGCATACCTCAAGGAAAACGGTCTGCTGGCATCTGACCCCACCTGCGAAGCCCGTGCCCTGATACTGGACGAATAG
- a CDS encoding CoA-binding protein, protein MLFDDTLRDVLKKIRTIAVIGAKDKPGQPVDMVGRYLIDAGYNVIPVHPVRKSVWGLPTYASILDIPVAVDLVDLFRASEACLAHAEEVSRLAVMPSVFWMQSGISNPDAGRLMAAKGVKVVEDKCLMVELERLGIAGPA, encoded by the coding sequence ATGCTGTTTGACGATACCCTGCGCGATGTGCTGAAAAAGATTCGCACCATCGCCGTTATCGGTGCCAAGGACAAGCCGGGGCAGCCGGTGGATATGGTGGGCCGCTATCTCATAGATGCCGGCTACAATGTTATTCCCGTGCATCCTGTGCGCAAGAGCGTGTGGGGGCTGCCCACGTATGCCTCCATCCTTGATATACCCGTTGCCGTGGATCTGGTGGATTTGTTCCGTGCTTCGGAAGCCTGCCTTGCCCATGCGGAAGAGGTGAGCCGCCTTGCGGTAATGCCTTCTGTTTTCTGGATGCAGTCCGGCATCAGTAACCCGGATGCAGGCCGCTTGATGGCGGCAAAGGGCGTGAAGGTGGTTGAGGACAAGTGCCTGATGGTGGAACTTGAGCGGCTGGGTATTGCCGGACCGGCTTAG
- a CDS encoding M24 family metallopeptidase: MTRHTAIEVIPAEELEVRHARCRALLDAQAPEASGMLVFARVNIYHLTGTLGNGLFWLPKEGAPVLLVRHGIERCKLESPLENILTFRSYGDIARTLEGAGSPLGSTVAVEYSGLTWQLGEMLRAKLADRTFVPCDNVLTLARSVKTQWELAKLRIAGQRHHQSLHVDLPKLIRPGMNEREISHRAWDAFFARGHSGILRMNSFGEEIFLGHVAAGENGNYPNHFNGPLGVKGEHPATPYMGYAGSVWKKGYPLAVDIGFCLEGYHTDKTQLYWGGKADTIPDTVRRAHDTCIAIQQHVAERMCPGAIPSEIYREAMQMADKAGFAEGFMALGKSKVPFVGHGIGLGIDEFPVLANKFDAPMETGMVMAVEPKIGIEGIGMVGVENTFEITETGSTCITGNEYDMVCVD; encoded by the coding sequence GTGACCCGGCATACCGCCATAGAAGTCATTCCCGCAGAGGAGCTGGAAGTACGCCACGCACGCTGCCGCGCCCTGCTGGATGCGCAGGCACCGGAGGCTTCCGGCATGCTCGTTTTCGCAAGGGTGAACATCTATCATCTCACCGGCACACTCGGCAACGGCCTGTTCTGGCTGCCCAAGGAAGGCGCGCCCGTGCTGCTCGTGCGCCACGGCATCGAACGCTGCAAGCTGGAAAGCCCGCTTGAGAACATTCTCACCTTCCGTTCCTACGGCGACATCGCCAGAACGCTGGAAGGTGCCGGATCACCGCTCGGCAGCACAGTGGCAGTGGAATATTCCGGCCTCACATGGCAACTGGGCGAAATGCTGCGGGCCAAGCTTGCAGACAGAACCTTTGTCCCCTGCGACAACGTGCTCACCCTTGCCCGCTCGGTGAAAACACAGTGGGAGCTTGCCAAGCTGCGCATTGCCGGACAACGCCACCATCAAAGCCTGCACGTTGACCTGCCAAAACTCATCCGTCCGGGCATGAATGAGCGCGAGATATCGCACAGGGCGTGGGACGCCTTCTTCGCACGCGGCCATTCAGGCATTCTGCGCATGAATTCGTTTGGTGAAGAAATTTTTCTCGGCCATGTGGCTGCCGGTGAAAACGGCAACTACCCCAACCATTTCAACGGCCCTCTCGGGGTCAAGGGCGAGCATCCGGCCACCCCGTACATGGGCTATGCCGGTTCCGTCTGGAAAAAGGGCTATCCCCTTGCCGTGGACATCGGCTTCTGCCTTGAGGGATACCACACGGACAAGACGCAGCTGTACTGGGGCGGAAAGGCCGACACCATTCCGGACACCGTGCGCCGCGCACACGACACCTGCATTGCCATTCAGCAGCATGTGGCGGAGCGGATGTGCCCAGGTGCCATTCCTTCCGAAATCTATCGTGAAGCCATGCAGATGGCGGACAAGGCCGGTTTTGCAGAAGGCTTCATGGCGCTTGGCAAGAGCAAGGTTCCCTTTGTGGGACACGGTATCGGCCTTGGCATTGACGAGTTTCCCGTGCTGGCCAACAAGTTTGACGCTCCCATGGAAACCGGCATGGTCATGGCAGTGGAACCCAAGATAGGCATAGAGGGCATCGGCATGGTCGGGGTGGAAAACACCTTCGAGATCACCGAAACAGGCTCGACATGCATAACAGGCAACGAATACGACATGGTCTGCGTGGACTGA